In a single window of the Necator americanus strain Aroian chromosome X, whole genome shotgun sequence genome:
- a CDS encoding hypothetical protein (NECATOR_CHRX.G25503.T1), producing MVSRQRFLRNSQYKKLLNSSVHTRESSEDFDPWELHWRKESHEMENEYTGPEKEEKANINAKVLEEFNRSIEKRENIAYFVRLSLKKEHEPLPDNRALAYHRLRSILRKYENETKLLQQYHEVFQDQLKKNIREEVDESHDSFTKMRHYLSHQPVITPEKDNTKFRVVFDASAHYKNSPSLNDVVHQGPTILPKLYGILLRFSTDQYVLLSDVEKAFLQVHLHENDRDLTRCMWIRDISKPLSADNLVIYRFTRVTLGTNSSPFLLSGTIFYHLNNYVEDKTLAQEIASNLYVDNLVVSTSTIAEGIQKYRKLKAIFNDIPMNLRGFLANSPEIMNAIPKVDRSSNLFPKKLGIPWNSLTDDFNIAVKIPMDKFVSKRTIAQQIASVYDPFGWFISILVKAKHFQQKLWKEHYDWDEPLHEHHREQWITIVKTLTNFQKQVPWLVTQSTTSYVLVTYSDASTTAMTACTYLTSNNDSTFLMAKSKVADNKRSITIPKMEMNAASIGARLTLNTFLSLQSSLTITEVIFLTDSEIVLKWLKCSPRRLLAGPYIKNRIREVHEIVRKMEDMKVKVQFGYIDTKWNPADVGTRGTTAQELYSHIWWKGYSLKDIQNNKFASAFFNLPSEEGEDEENEREDSQEDVLVNAETSIEAATEILNLAAFSDKMKAVRVLAYALRFIRSIVSRLTEKHRKNLQTRLQFVKGPPSKSIT from the coding sequence ATGGTTTCAAGACAACGATTTCTAAGAAACAGCCAGTACAAGAAACTGCTGAATTCATCAGTTCACACCAGGGAATCCAGTGAGGATTTTGATCCATGGGAGCTCCACTGGAGGAAAGAGTCTCATGAAATGGAAAACGAGTATACAGGACCAGAAAAGGAGGAGAAAGCTAACATCAACGCAAAAGTGCTTGAGGAGTTTAACAGATCCAtcgaaaagagagaaaacatCGCTTATTTCGTACGACTTTcattaaaaaaggaacatgAACCCTTACCTGACAATAGAGCATTAGCCTACCATCGTCTTCGAAGCATACTTCGCAAGTACGAGAACGAAACGAAACTTCTTCAACAGTATCATGAAGTGTTTCAAGACCAGTTGAAAAAGAACATACGTGAGGAAGTCGATGAAAGTCACGACTCCTTCACCAAAATGAGACATTACTTGTCACATCAACCTGTGATCACACCAGAAAAAGACAACACTAAGTTCAGGGTTGTATTTGATGCATCTGCACATTACAAAAATTCCCCCTCGCTGAACGATGTGGTGCACCAAGGGCCAACAATACTCCCGAAGCTGTATGGAATCCTATTACGATTCAGCACGGACCAATATGTCCTTCTCTCAGACGTCGAAAAGGCGTTTTTGCAAGTGCATCTACATGAGAACGACAGAGACTTAACTAGATGCATGTGGATCAGAGATATCTCCAAACCACTATCAGCAGACAATCTCGTAATCTACAGATTCACAAGAGTTACACTTGGGACCAATTCCTCCCCGTTCCTTCTGAGTGGAACAATCTTTTATCACCTAAACAACTACGTTGAGGACAAGACACTGGCTCAGGAGATCGCCTCGAACCTATATGTAGATAATCTAGTTGTTTCTACATCAACTATCGCTGAAGGAATTCAAAAATACAGAAAGCTTAAAGCGATATTCAATGACATCCCTATGAATTTAAGAGGCTTCCTTGCCAACAGCCCTGAGATCATGAATGCCATACCAAAGGTAGACCGCTCTTCgaatttatttccaaaaaaactgGGCATTCCTTGGAACTCTCTCACTGACGACTTTAACATAGCGGTCAAGATACCAATGGATAAGTTTGTGAGCAAACGAACAATTGCACAACAGATCGCCTCTGTGTACGATCCATTTGGATGGTTTATATCTATCCTCGTCAAAGCTAAACATTTCCAACAAAAGTTGTGGAAAGAGCATTACGATTGGGATGAACCACTACATGAGCACCATCGAGAGCAATGGATTACCATTGTCAAAACTTTGACCAACTTCCAAAAGCAGGTACCATGGTTAGTCACACAATCGACAACAAGTTATGTCCTAGTAACTTATTCGGATGCAAGTACAACTGCTATGACTGCATGCACATATCTTACCAGCAATAATGATTCCACCTTCCTCATGGCAAAATCAAAGGTAGCAGACAACAAACGTTCCATCACAATACCGAAAATGGAGATGAACGCAGCATCTATTGGAGCAAGGCTCACTCTAAACACTTTCCTCAGTCTTCAGTCTTCACTGACTATTACTGAAGTCATATTTCTAACTGATTCCGAAATTGTCTTGAAGTGGCTGAAGTGCTCACCACGTCGTCTACTTGCAGGGCCTTACATAAAGAACCGAATTCGGGAAGTTCACgaaattgttagaaaaatggaagataTGAAAGTCAAAGTGCAATTCGGTTACATTGATACAAAATGGAACCCAGCTGACGTGGGAACACGAGGCACAACAGCTCAAGAACTATATTCCCATATATGGTGGAAAGGCTACTCATTAAAAGATATTCAAAATAATAAGTTTGCATCCGCCTTCTTCAACCTTCCCTCAGAAGAGGGAGAGGACGAGGAAAACGAAAGAGAAGACTCCCAAGAAGACGTTCTTGTTAATGCCGAAACGTCAATTGAGGCAGCTACAGAAATTTTAAATCTAGCCGCGTTCAGTGATAAAATGAAAGCAGTACGGGTTTTGGCATACGCGTTACGATTTATAAGAAGCATCGTTTCGCGACTAACAGAAAAACAccgaaaaaatcttcaaactCGACTGCAGTTCGTCAAGGGACCACCATCAAAGAGCATTACTTAA
- a CDS encoding hypothetical protein (NECATOR_CHRX.G25504.T1) has protein sequence MTVENNSKKRNGDIFLLTGTLRSVHLRTQQHITLQVLLDTGADRSFIDAKVADELGLPSLGTTTMNVKTFGAERPAKTQSTTTYLQAWDADGVQHQLRLYTQDNLTKNFSEAKLDEEDIQFIRRNHIQTST, from the coding sequence ATGACAGTAGAAAACAATTCTAAGAAGCGCAATGGagacatttttcttctaacagGAACATTGCGATCAGTACACCTACGTACCCAACAGCATATAACCCTTCAGGTACTGTTGGATACCGGTGCAGACCGATCCTTCATTGACGCAAAAGTGGCCGACGAATTAGGACTGCCGAGTCTAGGAACAACTACCATGAACGTAAAAACGTTCGGGGCGGAACGTCCAGCGAAGACTCAGAGTACTACTACTTACTTACAAGCATGGGACGCTGATGGAGTACAACATCAACTTCGTCTATACACCCAGGATAACCTCACCAAGAATTTCTCGGAAGCAAAACTTGACGAAGAAGATATTCAATTCATTCGTCGCAACCACATACAAACAAGCACATAA
- a CDS encoding hypothetical protein (NECATOR_CHRX.G25505.T1): MATSLKTWKRVLARHTNTLLQLLTQYTPLGDETMLSDESLGSDALTQIKKAEIQIKPTQVALEKALYAFTEAVDNLENPLTDEEDKKVSEYMDKAQETISETESLLTRMEISKQLISAHGHTNPQGSRAVPKTVANANLAARFELPKIPIPEFTGKSWQWDNFWELFNATVHSSPIPDLQKFNYLLRALKGEAKESIARFQVTSSNYALAVAYLQEKYGNVQIIVTSLHQKLEQWCAKSSMLKDQRKLYDQLSVITAQLERKGESLDSPWLLSKILSKFTETIQRRALNEKVSLPRGETWTLNKLMTSLDVILKQEEKN, from the coding sequence ATGGCAACGTCGctaaaaacatggaaaaggGTTTTGGCGCGACATACCAACACTCTCTTGCAACTCTTAACCCAGTATACGCCTTTGGGAGATGAGACAATGCTCAGTGATGAATCACTTGGCAGTGATGCGCTCACCCAAATAAAAAAGGctgaaatacaaataaaaccaaCACAAGTTGCGCTTGAAAAGGCGCTTTATGCCTTTACTGAAGCAGTCGATAACCTTGAAAATCCCCTCACAGACGAGGAGGATAAGAAAGTCTCCGAGTACATGGACAAAGCTCAAGAAACTATTTCCGAAACAGAAAGCCTACTTACAAGAATGGAGATAAGTAAACAATTGATTTCAGCTCATGGCCACACCAATCCTCAAGGATCCAGAGCAGTGCCAAAAACTGTAGCTAATGCAAATCTGGCGGCAAGATTTGAACTTCCAAAAATACCAATACCAGAATTTACTGGTAAAAGTTGGCAATGGGATAATTTTTGGGAGCTTTTCAACGCAACAGTGCATTCGTCACCAATTCCAGATCTGCAGAAATTCAATTATCTCCTTAGAGCATTGAAGGGGGAAGCCAAAGAATCTATTGCACGGTTTCAAGTCACCTCTTCTAATTATGCTCTAGCAGTAGCTTACttacaagaaaaatatggTAACGTGCAGATCATAGTAACGAGTCTGCATCAGAAATTAGAGCAATGGTGCGCTAAAAGCTCCATGCTCaaagatcaaagaaaattgtacGATCAACTCTCCGTAATCACAGCTCAACTTGAGAGGAAAGGCGAATCTCTCGACAGCCCATGGCTCTTATCGAAAATTCTTTCCAAATTTACGGAGACAATACAAAGGAGAGCTCTCAATGAGAAAGTGTCTCTACCTAGAGGGGAGACATGGACTCTTAACAAGCTCATGACATCCCTCGATGTGATcctaaaacaagaagaaaaaaattga
- a CDS encoding hypothetical protein (NECATOR_CHRX.G25506.T1), with translation MSAQLRHRIGALRKQLANAVKNCEEDQHVNIPNFLAASTNNSVFDYMEALHAHRETILTKLNKLENLNEIWSKLIAENIDEVKIFNDFIEKYGDYRIELSDAIKILEQIDANYALILEALEKRGISHEFKRDDYLLQQNRDENVQRADDLHTNRAPTYVLQNQNDFLSSRHQAVSREKAHLNYFDASLIWRVDLPSFSGSLIEFPEFWSRFHSLVHSKMSLSGATKFSLFKSCLRERALECIESLPITDEEYITAVDILHMTYNPSTIRHLIYTQLSNLAS, from the coding sequence ATGAGTGCTCAGCTACGACATCGAATCGGAGCACTTCGCAAGCAACTTGCGAACGCTGTCAAAAATTGCGAGGAAGACCAGCACGTTAACATTCCTAATTTCCTCGCCGCAAGTACCAATAACTCAGTCTTCGACTACATGGAAGCCCTGCACGCCCATCGAGAGACAATCCTCACAAAGCTCAACAAACTGGAGAATCTCAACGAGATTTGGAGCAAACTCATAGCCGAAAACATCGATGAggtaaaaattttcaacgacTTCATCGAAAAATACGGAGATTACAGAATCGAACTCAGCGACGCTATCAAAATCCTCGAACAAATCGACGCTAACTATGCTCTCATACTCGAAGCCCTAGAGAAACGAGGAATCAGCCACGAGTTCAAACGAGACGACTACCTACTGCAGCAAAATCGAGACGAAAACGTTCAACGAGCAGATGATTTGCACACGAATAGAGCACCAACGTATGTTCTTCAAAATCAGAATGATTTCCTCTCTTCGCGGCATCAAGCAGTCTCTCGCGAAAAGGCTCATCTTAACTATTTCGATGCATCACTAATTTGGCGAGTGGATCTCCCATCCTTTTCTGGGAGCCTCATCGAATTTCCCGAGTTTTGGTCGCGATTCCATTCCCTCGTCCATTCCAAAATGTCACTTTCTGGTGCCACAAAGTTCTCGCTATTCAAAAGTTGCTTACGAGAACGTGCTCTAGAATGCATCGAAAGTCTACCAATCACGGATGAAGAATACATCACGGCAGTCGACATTCTTCACATGACGTACAATCCGTCTACGATTCGTCATCTCATCTACACTCAACTGTCAAATCTCGCATCCTGA
- a CDS encoding hypothetical protein (NECATOR_CHRX.G25507.T1) has translation MLRLVRQYTSITPGSPEYGLGALLYNKLPGFAKARIYDKTGGQKNLTPNELMTLLSDIVKKESTLRQVEQSTNSSYATYHVLEKQGRPTPWKSVERRHAPSSIAPRMPTTRCPFCKRSNYNAYKCRTFSTTEKRRNRTKDNKLCLKGLRGDHRTTSCKRPPCHTCNYHHHPALCFKVKNFRKTPQASNTQPINQTLSLPRRPQEFSLRENNNRLREDKRSTQHRNSSQHVNFSENISKARSPS, from the coding sequence ATGTTGCGACTCGTAAGGCAGTACACCTCCATCACTCCTGGATCACCGGAATATGGACTCGGAGCTCTTCTCTACAACAAATTGCCAGGATTCGCAAAAGCGCGAATCTACGACAAAACGGGCGGTCAGAAAAATCTGACACCAAATGAGCTCATGACTCTCCTCTCCGACATTGTCAAAAAGGAATCAACCTTGCGTCAGGTCGAGCAATCTACAAATTCAAGTTATGCCACCTATCATGTTTTGGAAAAGCAAGGACGTCCAACTCCATGGAAAAGCGTGGAAAGACGTCACGCACCCTCTTCCATTGCTCCACGTATGCCGACGACAAGATGTCCATTCTGCAAAAGAAGCAATTACAATGCATATAAGTGCCGCACCTTTAGCacgacagaaaaaagaagaaaccgtACCAAAGACAACAAGCTATGCCTCAAGGGTCTACGAGGAGATCACCGAACAACGTCATGCAAACGTCCACCTTGTCATACGTGCAACTATCACCATCACCCTGCACTTTGTTTCAAAGTAAAGAACTTCAGAAAAACTCCACAGGCAAGCAACACGCAACCCATCAACCAAACATTATCTCTCCCTAGAAGACCGCAAGAATTCTCTTTAAGAGAGAACAATAATCGCTTGCGAGAAGATAAACGCTCCACCCAACATCGCAATAGTTCACAACACGTcaatttttcggaaaacatCTCGAAAGCTAGGAGTCCGAGTTAA
- a CDS encoding hypothetical protein (NECATOR_CHRX.G25508.T1) — MAVQEDADHPFNKGNLDELFERFWTCESLGTPNEANSKEDITCLDFFNKTTRYDENECRYYTRLPFRSEPHGAPENFQHSLSCLRSNWRTLSKHPGHLQKHDDTIQDQVKRGIISEVPPSQLYTTGTFLSHHAVIN; from the coding sequence ATGGCAGTCCAAGAAGATGCTGATCATCCATTCAACAAGGGTAACCTCGACGAGTTATTTGAACGATTCTGGACCTGTGAGTCACTCGGAACTCCAAACGAAGCGAATTCTAAAGAAGACATCACTTGtcttgattttttcaacaagACGACGCGTTACGACGAAAACGAATGTCGTTACTACACGCGACTTCCATTCAGAAGCGAACCACATGGAGCTCCGGAAAACTTCCAACACAGTCTATCCTGTCTACGATCGAATTGGAGAACACTTTCCAAACATCCTGGACACCTTCAGAAACACGACGACACAATTCAAGATCAAGTGAAACGAGGTATCATCAGCGAAGTCCCTCCATCACAACTCTACACGACAGGAACCTTCCTCTCTCATCACGCTGTGATCAACTAA